The nucleotide sequence TGTTCTTcatgactttttatttatttttcttacaggGCCGATGCTCAAGAGAAAACTGCAAGTACCTTCATCCACCTTCACACTTAAAAACCCAGTTAGAGATAAACGGGCGCAACAACCTCATCCAGCAGAAGACAGCCGCAGCCGTGCTTGCCCAACAGATGCAGCTCATGATCCCAGCACCCAGCCTGCAGTCTGTGGTAAGCTCCTCAGAGTTTTTAGGGAAGAACTTCAAATTGTGTTGTGGTGCTTGTCTCGCTtataatatttaacattttcccTCATAGACAACATTTCCTGTTACGCAGGGACTGAGCACAAATACTGGTCTTGGTTATGGTTCATACATGACGCCCTTGAGCCATGGAATGAGCCTCATCCCGACAGACAACCTCTCCAGCACCCAGGTTCTTGTGACTGGGAGCCCACCTGTCACAGTCcagagctcctcctcctcttcctcctcttcttcttcttctccctcacAGAAGCTGCAGCGTACAGACAAACTAGAGGTATTCATGCACCACAAGGAGTGATTTAACATGACAAAATACATCAGTACTTCTGTGGGTTAACATATTCTGGCTACATGCTGAAAAGCTGAATTCCTGTCACTCTCTCTAATTTGCTCCTCTCAGGTGTGCCGCGAGTTTCAGCGGGGAAACTGTGCAAGAGGGGAGACAGATTGCCGCTTCGCTCACCCCAGTGACAGTCCAATGATTGACACCACAGATAACACTGTCACTGTTTGCATGGACTACATCAAGAGCCGCTGCTCCCGGGAGAAGTGCAAGTATTTTCACCCGCCTGCACACTTGCAGGCCAAAATCAAATCCAGTCAGCAGCAAGTCAATCACACAGCTGTGGCAGCCCAGGCCGCAGCTGCAGCCATGGTAAGACTGAGCTTTATCCTTCTGACCACTGAAAAGTCTTCTAGTTTGCACAGAAAACATTATGCTGCCAGTAATGCGGTGGTTTTAGTTGTAACTGTGTTTGCCATGACATCACTGAATGTGGAGCACTATATATTTGTATGATATAATTTGAAATGGCAACAAAGCAGGAAGTCAGTGATTGGATTCATTGTTGAACCTGTTTTCCATCTTCAGTTAAAACTGCAACTTTAAGGTCAAATTAGTTATTTCCAAGACCAAGGCTTTTCAAAGTTTGACACTGTCACACCCCTCAGACAATAACAAGACAACTGCGCACCACCCACCACTCCCAACCCCCTGCTTGTTAACAGGAAGTATAATTAGTTACACTTTGGTCTACAGCTCAAACCCTGTGCTTTTAGCCtatgtttgtttacagtttggTAATTTGGCACCAGTAAAAGTATGATGAATAAGCTGCTATTTCACATGCTTACTGTGCACCCACTGATATACAGACAACAATCAGTGGATTACTTTGATACTAAAGAAAGCTTAAAAACGTGATGATATTTAGGCAAGTTCTGGAGTTGTAGTGAGTGTCTTTTTTCTATGATTTCCCCCTTTTTTAGAGtagtttttggacatttcatgCCTGAAGTAGTAGTGGAGAAAGTAAAACAATTGAGGGTTAAGACAGTAGGGAAATGGCCTGCAGCAAACAGTCCAGCCAGCCAGGATTCAAACCAGGGGCTTACAGCTCAGGGCATTGGCACCATTGTGGTATGCGCCCTAACCACTTAGCTATCTGGTcgccttttttctgttttcttaggGAATTTATGGACACTAAGTCACGATGGACATCAAAGATAATGATGTCCTTGGAATTTCGCCAAGTTGTGACTTAGAGGAGTGTCAGTTTTGACTCAGATTGTAAGCAAATCAGCAGGCCAGACCATAATAACTAACTTCCTGTTGTTTTTAGAATCCAGTATCTTTGCCTAAACATCTCGCACTTCATGACCACTTAACTATCCCATGCACTTCTGGGGAGGCACACACCTCGGAGTTTGAAAACTTCTGTCTAAATTAAGTTAAAAGGAGTTTTAGTCATTAAAGGAAAATCTGCACCTTGTCTTTATTGATAATTAAGAACATATGCCTGTTTTTAATCCTGTTTACAAACACTACAGATGTAAACAGACCTTTAATAACATCAGAAAGCATTACAAAGAAGGATGCAATGAGATTAGATTTATCAAGGATTAGTCCTTGTATTAAAAGGCCTGTCAATCATATTAAGAGCGATAAATTAGTTTTTATAATGGAGCTGACATTTCAAGGCTTGTGCTTTCAAACAGGCCCAATAAAAAGATGTACATTTTCTATGTGGGCACATGCGCCAGATGCTCCATAGACAGAACCAGCACTATATTGCAGTTCACTGAGAAAAGGCTTGTTGAATAGTTTTATTATGTGCTATACAGTATGAATCATTGTAATGACTCAGCTTTAGGATAACTGCCTGCACGGAAAACTGCACAAAAGAGCATAGTCATTATATATTCTGGACCACACTGACAGTTTTTTACTTCATAATTTCTGCCAtttctttttgctttgtttgcatCTTAAACATTTATTGGCTTTAACATTAACTTAACTTTACCTAAGTTGCTTTTAATGTAATGCATGTTCAGGCTTCTCACTTACCGTGTGCCATTTTGCTTCAGTAAAATGAGCTTCTTTGTCCTCGCTGCACTCCTTAGACCATCTACGTCACTTTTCATGTGCATCGTATTTTATGGTTTCTTATATTTAGGCtacatattatttttgttgtattttaggcTCACAGAGGCAGTCATGTTTTGTTGTGcacagtacagtacacacagtagAGGGGGCATCTGCCATTTCACTAACAGCCTTGGTGTGAATGTAGTAAATGGAGCTCCACATTCTGTGTTTCATGACATTGCATACATGGTTATTTCAGCTGTTGATTTGTGATGTTGCCTTTGGCTATCTTTCataaaagtcatttttcatttaaagctGGGGGAGGCAGAAATCTTGAAAAGGCAacctcctcctgcagcctttctttctttcttttaagcccctcccaccagacaaccaTGGGCATACGCACGcccttcatacagtaacccagtgtttcctgtACATTGATTTATTGTGCAGTTGCAGGCAGCTCATTCACTTCGGCCTTCCTgcaccactctctctctctctgtttatcaaacCACAAATGATGCAACAATTAGCTAGCTGGCCACTCCACGGTCCCTCCGCCCTCACTCCCCGCGGCTGTGAGCAGGAGAGCAGGCAGGAGCTCGGGAGACAGACCTTCAGTTGGTGGCTGTAGCAGCTCAGATTCAGCTAGTGCAAACCCCCAGTGTTGGGTGTTGCAGGCTGATGGCCAGCAGCTGCGCCAGGTCCAACCTGTGTAACGGCACCCACATAAAATTTGCTGATTCGGTGTGGAGTCAGGGCTGTAACAGCAAGCTGGCTGGATTCGGGTTGCTGCAGCCACTGACTGGATGtcagtctccagagctgctgcccggTCTCTTCTcggtgaggtggtctgtagttGCAAGGGTGAGGTGGTGGACACgctgtgatttgaggctctaaCATTAGGTACATGAACatcaacataaaacacacaaagacagaaagtaaaaccagacatgacacatgaggagtgAACCTacaacaacaggaaacagactAAACATGAAGGAATACATGAAACAAGATAACAGGCTACATTCAgaaaacccaggatcatgacactGAAGGGATGTGCACCTGCTTCTGCATTTGTTGAACAGCCAATGGGAATGCCCTCTGtttgaaatgacctgtgattggccaaagtctccaaCATGgcctagattttctaaagcctgaaaacagagccaagtgGAGGTGCAAAAGTCTAGTTTTTGCTTAGTCCACTTGAATCACAATATGCACAAAATGTATTATGGGATTTCAGCCCAACAAGGCCTAAATGAAACTGTCTACCCCAgttttaacaataaaaatgttcagTACTTGATGTGCATTACATTGTCATCCATTCCTGAAACCTGTAAAAATCAATGTCTGTATTAGAAAAATACATAGGGTGCATACTGTAGTTGCACTGTTGCATCATGGTAGTGTCTTGATTACAATTAACAAACCCTGATCAAGAAATGTTAGTGGTCAATATACAATGTGAAAAAGTATACAAGCTTGTGCCCTACTGTGGTAAATCTGTGTTGCCAAAGCTATTGATTACCTGCACATGTTGACCTACTAATGAAGGAGGCTTTAGTTAGCGTGTCCTTTAATCAGTTATTTTGGTCACTGTGCATGCATattgtgttttatgtcgtaTACTACATtcagattattttgtttttgttttcccctTCTCACCTATCCACAATGCTGTCCCCCATGACGCACCTCTGCTTGCTGTTACCTGTATGTTAAACGCTTGAATCCCATTGGCCCACTGCCATCATGTGCTCTCTGCCTGCTATTAAAAGACTCAGTCGACTGCCAAAGCAATGAAGCGATCCCTCGAGGCAACTGTAGACCTGGTATTTTCACCTTTTGCTTTGGTTGTAGCTATTAATTGTACTGTAATAACTTTTCATTTGTGTCATTATGGTTTAAAGCTTCTTCAAGTCTCATATAGTCTTTGTGTACACAATCATCATCAGTAGCTTTAAGTGCATAATTTGATAGatgttttaaaagaaatttGGTTGTTTCATTCATACTTGTATCCTAAAACATGCTTGATTTTTCCACTATGTGATAATAGTCTCCTTAATGTGTAGTCGTGTTTGCCGTTTTCCcatatttttgtaaatgaatACTAAATATTAAGTGTTCAAATTGTGTCTGAATTGAAAGaacagatagttttggtgtgtcaTGTCTCCTTGTTTCCTTCCAGGCCTTTCCCTACAGTGTACCCCTACCAAAGAGACCAGCTTTTGAGAAGAGCAGCTTGGCCAGCTCTCTCCTCAGCCCCAGTTTTTTGCACTACCAACAGGCTCTGGccaacacacagctgcagcagcccaCCGCTGCATTTTATCCGACAGGTGAGCTTctaaacttaaagggacagctcaccccaaaatcaaaaatacatattttttctcttacctgtagtgctgtttatcagtctagattgtgtGGTGTGAGCtgtagagtgttggagatatcggctgtagagatgtctgccttcactcgaatataatggaactagatggtactcgGCTTGCACCAAAAACAtgacagcaatgtctttttcccCAAAATCATGACCCGCTtatttaagataatccacagaccctgttgtgagcagttGTAGGAACTAgtttctctctaccaaactatACCTGCCGAccatatcaccacacagaaggaagcgtgcatctactcatggagaGGCTCCTGTATAAGACAGCACATGGCATCCTCCTTgcctgagctgtaatgttagctagctcagtgtgctaagtgagctagcttccttctgtgtggtgatacagttggtgtgtatagttcagtagaaaaaaaatagttccttcacgaaactgctcacaacaaggtctgtggattatcttccgTAACCAGGCCATGATTTCtataaagagacattgatgtttagttt is from Epinephelus moara isolate mb chromosome 7, YSFRI_EMoa_1.0, whole genome shotgun sequence and encodes:
- the LOC126392787 gene encoding muscleblind-like protein 2a isoform X4, with amino-acid sequence MALNISSVRDTKWLTLEVCRQFQRGNCSRSDEECKFAHPPKSCQVDNGRVVACFDSLKGRCSRENCKYLHPPSHLKTQLEINGRNNLIQQKTAAAVLAQQMQLMIPAPSLQSVTTFPVTQGLSTNTGLGYGSYMTPLSHGMSLIPTDNLSSTQVLVTGSPPVTVQSSSSSSSSSSSSPSQKLQRTDKLEVCREFQRGNCARGETDCRFAHPSDSPMIDTTDNTVTVCMDYIKSRCSREKCKYFHPPAHLQAKIKSSQQQVNHTAVAAQAAAAAMAFPYSVPLPKRPAFEKSSLASSLLSPSFLHYQQALANTQLQQPTAAFYPTGSVFCMTPANSVDHPQVTTRHRSQCRVAAVKDAQQLLCKYSVNTAHNLQQAAC
- the LOC126392787 gene encoding muscleblind-like protein 2a isoform X5, whose protein sequence is MALNISSVRDTKWLTLEVCRQFQRGNCSRSDEECKFAHPPKSCQVDNGRVVACFDSLKGRCSRENCKYLHPPSHLKTQLEINGRNNLIQQKTAAAVLAQQMQLMIPAPSLQSVTTFPVTQGLSTNTGLGYGSYMTPLSHGMSLIPTDNLSSTQVLVTGSPPVTVQSSSSSSSSSSSSPSQKLQRTDKLEVCREFQRGNCARGETDCRFAHPSDSPMIDTTDNTVTVCMDYIKSRCSREKCKYFHPPAHLQAKIKSSQQQVNHTAVAAQAAAAAMAFPYSVPLPKRPAFEKSSLASSLLSPSFLHYQQALANTQLQQPTAAFYPTGSVFCMTPANSVVPMMYSATPATVSAATTPATSVPYAATAPANQIILK
- the LOC126392787 gene encoding muscleblind-like protein 2a isoform X1, producing the protein MALNISSVRDTKWLTLEVCRQFQRGNCSRSDEECKFAHPPKSCQVDNGRVVACFDSLKGRCSRENCKYLHPPSHLKTQLEINGRNNLIQQKTAAAVLAQQMQLMIPAPSLQSVTTFPVTQGLSTNTGLGYGSYMTPLSHGMSLIPTDNLSSTQVLVTGSPPVTVQSSSSSSSSSSSSPSQKLQRTDKLEVCREFQRGNCARGETDCRFAHPSDSPMIDTTDNTVTVCMDYIKSRCSREKCKYFHPPAHLQAKIKSSQQQVNHTAVAAQAAAAAMTQSTAKAMKRSLEATVDLAFPYSVPLPKRPAFEKSSLASSLLSPSFLHYQQALANTQLQQPTAAFYPTGSVFCMTPANSVDHPQVTTRHRSQCRVAAVKDAQQLLCKYSVNTAHNLQQAAC
- the LOC126392787 gene encoding muscleblind-like protein 2a isoform X2 → MALNISSVRDTKWLTLEVCRQFQRGNCSRSDEECKFAHPPKSCQVDNGRVVACFDSLKGRCSRENCKYLHPPSHLKTQLEINGRNNLIQQKTAAAVLAQQMQLMIPAPSLQSVTTFPVTQGLSTNTGLGYGSYMTPLSHGMSLIPTDNLSSTQVLVTGSPPVTVQSSSSSSSSSSSSPSQKLQRTDKLEVCREFQRGNCARGETDCRFAHPSDSPMIDTTDNTVTVCMDYIKSRCSREKCKYFHPPAHLQAKIKSSQQQVNHTAVAAQAAAAAMTQSTAKAMKRSLEATVDLAFPYSVPLPKRPAFEKSSLASSLLSPSFLHYQQALANTQLQQPTAAFYPTGSVFCMTPANSVVPMMYSATPATVSAATTPATSVPYAATAPANQIILK
- the LOC126392787 gene encoding muscleblind-like protein 2a isoform X3 is translated as MALNISSVRDTKWLTLEVCRQFQRGNCSRSDEECKFAHPPKSCQVDNGRVVACFDSLKGRCSRENCKYLHPPSHLKTQLEINGRNNLIQQKTAAAVLAQQMQLMIPAPSLQSVGLSTNTGLGYGSYMTPLSHGMSLIPTDNLSSTQVLVTGSPPVTVQSSSSSSSSSSSSPSQKLQRTDKLEVCREFQRGNCARGETDCRFAHPSDSPMIDTTDNTVTVCMDYIKSRCSREKCKYFHPPAHLQAKIKSSQQQVNHTAVAAQAAAAAMTQSTAKAMKRSLEATVDLAFPYSVPLPKRPAFEKSSLASSLLSPSFLHYQQALANTQLQQPTAAFYPTGSVFCMTPANSVDHPQVTTRHRSQCRVAAVKDAQQLLCKYSVNTAHNLQQAAC